The Prinia subflava isolate CZ2003 ecotype Zambia chromosome 2, Cam_Psub_1.2, whole genome shotgun sequence genomic sequence ATAGCACAAGAAGCACTACTACAATCAGAGTCCTGTCAGAAAATTGGAGACACTGAGCAATTAATATAGATGATTTTTAGGAGATGCTCAAGTCTCAAGTAACTTTATCATTTTACAGAGACTGTTTCTCAATATAGCTTTTGACTAACTCATGCATTCAAGACACCCTCtgataatatttaaaaaaaaccaaaaaacaacagaaagcaaGCTATACTTCCACTCAGTAAAACGGTAatagaaactgaaataaaataattaaccTATGAAATAACTTGTAACGCTTACAGAATTTCAACTGATGTGGTTTGAGGGGTGGAGAAGGGAAAGATTGTTTCAATACCTTGTCTTCCCTCATCATTGGTAAACAAACCAGCATCACTGCTGCTCAGACTGCTGGATTCACTGTaataagagaaagaaagaaacagatcaAAAGAACAATTGATCTTTCAGTTGTAAAATTTTAAGGAGACAAGGCTGTGCTCAGATTGATCTTAAGCCCAACGGAGATCGGAGAGAAAataggatgattttttttaatcaaactgCAAATATCCCAGTTCCATTAACTACAGAGCGTATTATTTTTGGCACATAAAACCATAGGAATCTAATGGTACCCTGACAGTAAGCCAGATGTGACTGCAACGAGGTGCTGACACAATTGATGCATTTTATTATCTGCTTCCATCAAATGCTCACTGCTCCCTTCTTATGCTGTGCAATTCAGCTTGATCCTGGAACACCACTGCTCAATAAAATAGGAAAAGTCTCAATCAAAACCAGCCTAAGCCTTCCTTCAGCACATGAAATATAAGAGTCTGAAAATCGAATTACCTTTCTGAACATCATTTGCAAATATTCTGGAAAAGATACTGCTTAGGGTTTCATGACTGCTCAGGGAGAACCGAAAAAGTTTATAATAAAGGTAACcaattaaatcaaaataaaggtCACCCTGAAGAAAATAAGTATGATTCATGATCATAACatcaacaacagcaaaaacacAAGGTACAGTTTACTTTTCTATGACTTCCAGCATGGCCTTCAAATTAGAATGTGTGTATACAACATGCACATGCCTCTCTAAATTCAAAGGCATGAGCAGATATTTGGGATTTTGGTGTATGCACATTATTACATACAATAATCCACATATCTCTAAACAGTAAATCAGACTGGTCTTTTAATAACACAGATTGCACTTTGTTGAGTTTCACATGAAAGGGCATTTTTGTAAaccttttatttcactttttatcaAGACAGTAGCTATGTTAAGGAGGTAATATTCTCACCAAAATTTTATCACATTTTACTTATTTTGAGATGTAgaacaatttgaaaaaaaaaaaaccaaacacttcAGTTCAGCACACAAATTCAAGTACATTTCATAAATACTGTGGCTACTCTTGATGTGCCCAGACAAGCCACCCACAAGAACTTTATGTCTGTTTATCTTTTGTACACTTATTCAAATTACAATTTGCATGCTGTCCTATACTTGAAATCAActgttttcaattatttttatattttaataatggattatttttatttttctatcaaATACCTAGTACACTTAAGAaacttatttccttttaaattctcatttctcACAAAAGCAAgtcttgggttttttaatatgtgACTATGTAAATTATTCATATGGATATATgaattatataaaattaatctaatttttatttaattataagCATATATATGTTTTTAGTATCTTCCTTTGGGAGGCATCCCAACAGGATTTGAAACACAATATGGTAGCGGATGGCACAAAGCAGTGATTGATTTTTCTACAACATATCTGTATATAGATATGTATAGACATATCTCTGTGTTTGAAGATTAAATTGTCTTAATCTTTGCTGCATTTTATGCTTATCCAAATTCTCGATGCACAAGCAACAGTTACACTATATTGTATGCATAATACAATATACATAAAATAATCAGAACAGACTTAAGCACTTACACAATTGCCCTAAGCAGAAGAAAGGCGAGGTGCATGCAATGAGAATGGAACCATCTTTCGTGAGGGAAAGCAAGACTTGAACTTCCTAATACTGCAAGTCTCAGTAATTCCCTTGTAGCAAGCATCCCATCCTCACTTTAATTATAACACAGGTGGCTTTACTGTCCATAGATTTCATTGTGCACAATTTTACATCAtccatttcaaaggaaaaagcatCCCTTCTTCATAGATTCTTCTTGTCCATTTATTAAttgcatgttttaaaataaagtcagGAAATCCTTTCAACCCTGATATTTCAGCCACTTTCCCTACCaaaatttctgattttgagAACAGTCTCCTTCTTTGTTTTAAGTAAGATATTTCAATTGTGAAATAATTCTCTGAAGGTGTCCCTGAAAGACTGAAACTGAAGGAATAGTCAGCACATGAAAACATAACCACttgaaacttctgaaaaaattttaaaaaaattaaaaaattcaaactaACCATGGCAGCCACAGCATTCCCTGTCCTCAGGCCACAGTCACATTGGGCGGGGATTACAGCTGAGATAATTGCTACATGGCAGTCAATTCACTGAATAAATTCAAAACCTCTGGAATTAATACATTAATATCTAAGTACATGAAACCTGCTATGATGGAATATATCTGCAGTTTTAATAGAATAGTGCAGTGTATACTGCTAATTCCTTTGCTTTGTAATGAGAATTCCCCTCCCAGCAAGACTTCCacgaaaaaagaaaaacctagAGACTCCTTTTAGTCCTATAAAACAGTGTGGGAAAGCAAAAATTTCGAAGGAACAGCTAAGCAATCCAAAAAGCTTTTGCATCTTTATTTCTACACTTCtggaaacaaagaagaaatactTGTCATTTGCAGTTCCTATGATTAAAAAGCTGTCTGGTGCCTTGGTTTTACACGAGATGTGGGAGTTTTGTGCTGCCCAGGacctgagcagctcctcttttccccctgGCCACAGCAAGTGGTGTCTCTGAGCttcactgctgcttctctttcaaACCAGGCAATTGGGATTTCACCTCTCTTCAGTCACTTCAAACACCAACAAGTGCCAAAGCTTGTGGGAATTAAATAGCACCCAGAACCTCACACAGTGCTGAATCTGGCTGAAAATGACTGAAAGCTGTGCATTGAGGATAAGGATGGATAAGCTCTGATCacaaaaatctcatttccaGCGCTTAAAACAATCCTCCCAGGAAGTCATCTTTGGGATCATTTAGATGCTGACATTTCAAGAGTTTGAAGATTCCTTCTCCAACTTCTGAATCATGCACTTGAAACCTGGTTACTGCTATCTGGTGTTTGAACACTCACATACAGAGATAAAAGACTGCAAAAGAAGTGTCACTTAACATTTCTGATGTGCACTTCAAAAACACgttattttcaaataatgtCATGTATACACTGAAAACTTCTGACTGGTTTTAGAGCCAAGCaatttaatttccattaaaaattatcagctttgttttggttttaaaaaacaaacttctaCAAATTTAgtccttttttaaagaaataatgaaCTATTGCACTGAACACTACTGCACACATTACTGcatacaaaacaaaagcaattttgTATACTTTTTATTCTTCCTCTTCCAGCAAGTGTTGCTGAAGTGCAAGTGTTATCCAAGATGCTTTGTTAGCTCTTTGTATCTTGTACAATCCCACCTTCACTTGTaaaatctcaggttttatttcaGAACATACTCTTCTTAAGAGTTTGCTGGCTCTTTCAAATTCTTCTAGTTAAACGAGCTCTAATAAAGGCACTACTGCATCTaaataaagttttattaaaacaaGTTAAAATTATGCACATACAAAATATTCTGATCACCTGAGTACCACCTGAGAGGCCTAAACACGTCAGAATTCTAACCACACTATGAAATGCCAGTTTTCTAATTCAGTGACTTCAGAGCTTTCTGGTACAGCTGACCATTGAAAGCAATTCAGTAGAATGACAGACCATCACTCTACCACGTGCATGAGCAGAAAATCCTAAGAAGATGAGAATGGTTTTAAAGACTGTTTACTGGGGCCATGGACAAGCATTTGGAGTATAACTTgagcaaaagcagaatttagGGTAACAAAACATCAGGCATTTTGAAGAGGAAGATTAACTTTTCaaacaataacaataaaatttcttttgagAAAGAAGATTCAGACTGACCTGATTAGCTCAGTTGTGGGAGTCTACAAGAGAATATTCTTATTGATCACTCTTCTCTCCACCCAAAAATAAGCTATAGAACTTTTGAGTTGAAGAACTGATACCCTTGTAGCATAACAGAAAGacttttataaataaaaaccacaacaaGACTATGGAGATATGAAAAACTATGCAACGGTTCCTAGTTTGAAGGAAATCTTTACACATCTGTCTTTAAGTGCCAGTCTTGGAGGAACAGACCCCAAGTATCatcaaagaaaagagaagttttCTAAAAGTTTCCTGACAGCACAGACTCCTAACCTGCATGTCAAAGGGAGACGTCTGAAGTTACACTGGCTGCCCTGAAGGATGAGTTCTGCTCTAGTAATTAACATGTAGACAAAAATGTTTAAGGCTTGGGATTtattcagctcttccagctatTTCTTGTTCGCAGGTGAAGGACAGAGCTAGTATGTAACAAAAAGAGTGGGATTTTCTGACTATCACTGGAGTTAGCCACTTACCAAGGCTGCTGTTGTTACAATCTGACTGCTCTGGTCAAAACCATTCTCTGCATCTCTATTCTACCTGTTCAGTAAGGAAAAGGCTTAACAGTTCAGAGATAAAATgcctacaaaaaaaaacccagggacACCAGTGCCGTCAAGGAACTGATCAAAATTATATCTTTCAAGATGTGTCTGTCTTGCTGACACTTCTGCATTCAGAACCTGGCATGTGGaataaacaaaaccaggctTACCAGGCCCTGCAGTTAACATCCCCTGTGTACGGTGGAAAAATGACTTACACCTTACTGTGTTGTCAAAATAGTACTTTGGAAACAATTACCACTGTAGTATGACTGCTGTCTGGAATGGATGGATGAGGTGTACTGCCAAAGGGTCATCATTCCTCCATTTTTCTAATGGTAGCTCAGGTGTTTCTGAACTGTAAATTGGTTTTTGCATTTCGTAAATGATCTATATCCTTGGAAACCTGCAGACTTTTTATGCCCATGACACACCAGAACATACTGTTTAAATGGTGACTCTAAACACTGACAACCTTTCTGACAAATAGAGATAACAATCAAAGCACCAATGTCTAGATATTGGAAAAACACTAAATTCTTATCTGACAACTGTTACCACTTGAAAAATCGAGAAAAGTCCATGTTATTTGTATGTGCATTTTGTCATTCCTACTCTTGAAACAATTAGAATGTATTATTTCACAAAAGTGTTTTCTTGGTTATTCCTCTGCTACATCACTTTCTATTTTATGCTGAATTCCTTAACCTGAGCAACTAATACATAAAAAATAGTAGATGTAAATAAATTAAGAGTAGTTTGTTAAAACAGATACTATTAATGCTAGAATTTTAATTCTGGAATCAACAAAAAATCTGAAGATTCCCAATACAAGCAACAgtaataaaagcaaacaaatataATCCAAAGTTTCcgtaaaaagaaaaagaaagaataaccTGTCACTCATGTTCTCATCTGAGCCTTTTTGCTCCTCATATTCCATTTTGTCCTTATTTGCTTGGTTCACTTCTTCATTTTCTATAACTACTCCTTCATCCAAGATTTCTGGACCCTGTCGAGCTGCagatacttttctttttttcactttgctcTTGGAAAACTCCTGGTGCTGGTATGATTTATTGTTATTGTCCATTTCTTGGTCTCTGTTGTTATCCTGCTGTTGAGTTACTGTCAGTGCATTAGAGACTTCTGATGGCAGATCTATTGCCATGCGTttcacctttctcctcctgcGCAAAGTTCTGTTTCCCAAACTGTCCACAGCCAAATCTGGTTCGTGCCACAGAGGTCTTTTGCCTCTAATGTTATTTAAGTTTGAGGAAGGCCTACGTTTAGCAACCAGCAGCTGGTCATCAGAATCACTGTGGTCTTTCTTGGTAGCATGATTCTCCCTGTAGTCTTTGTTTGATTCCTCTAAACTGGAATCGGAGCCTTCACTCAGGCAGTGGCCGGTCTCCCAGGGATGGTGGGTGGTAAATGAACGTCTTTTCCGtcccctccttttccttgcCTGTCTCTTTAGAAGACAAGACACGCTTCGAGAATGATCTCCAGTATCAGCAAAACCTCCTCTGGCTTGCTCTGAACTTTCTTCCAGTGCTGAGACCAGATCGTGAACCAGCTCCTCCATAGTCCTACTGAAATGCCTATagattacaaaggaaaaaaaaacacacaagaaaacaacaaattaattaaaagtgTTAAGC encodes the following:
- the GPATCH2 gene encoding G patch domain-containing protein 2 codes for the protein MFRVAEPTPTRAQAARKSWHFSRTMEELVHDLVSALEESSEQARGGFADTGDHSRSVSCLLKRQARKRRGRKRRSFTTHHPWETGHCLSEGSDSSLEESNKDYRENHATKKDHSDSDDQLLVAKRRPSSNLNNIRGKRPLWHEPDLAVDSLGNRTLRRRRKVKRMAIDLPSEVSNALTVTQQQDNNRDQEMDNNNKSYQHQEFSKSKVKKRKVSAARQGPEILDEGVVIENEEVNQANKDKMEYEEQKGSDENMSDSESSSLSSSDAGLFTNDEGRQGDDEQSDWFHENEPGGACGITGVIPWWEQEDSTELERELPDPVFESILTGTFPLMSRAGRRGFQSRCSHLHGMPARNIKKASGNQNALITPGPGSSRKTVHLSQDSLHHDHWFSPGARKEHSQLQLLRDNRSERGHKKNSSVKTASRQTSVHLGSLCMGDIKRRRKAAPLPGPTGFVGENTQPIPENNIGNRMLQSMGWTPGTGLGPDGKGIAEPIRAIQRPKGLGLGFS